The genomic DNA tTATGTTTCACGCCGCCACTAGGTGTGTCGCATTTGGCACTCTCTCTAACATCTGAAAATCGCTGCCAGCCGACAAACGCCCCGTTGACAGGCGTTTTATTTGTGGCTCCTCCAGTATTatgtcgttgtttttgttgtgtgtttGGCAATGTAAAACATTGCGCTGGCATTGAAAAGTAGGAAGTTGAAATACAACAAACAGGCGAcagttataacaacaacatattaaataaaaaataaagtattgtatataagaaaaagttgcaaatgtttttttttgtgttattttagttttgcttATTTGTGCAATCATGCAGTCATCCAGTCAGTTAGGCAGTTAACTATGTATAAATTTGCGATAaacatactcacacatacatattgtatatacacaccTACATAGAATAATTGGAGCGAGCAATTACTTCGTAGTGCCTGTGTCGTTTCACTCACTTGTGCCCACCAACAACATCGTGCATAATTATGTACAACACAACGCGTTGGCCTACTCTGGAATTCACTTACGACTACAAGTACTCACAtacttacaatatattattatcagCCCGTTTGCGATCCTCCTTTGTCGGCTGTCTGTCTGCTGTGCCTCTGTGCCTAGACAAACAATGTTCGCATACGAAGCGTAGGCATTTTAATTGGATCGGAGTAACATTTACctcacaattttttaatttccataacAATGCTGATTAATCGGTGTAATTTTTCgttgaaaattttccattaaTGCGCTATTTATACACTTTATAGCGGTATCTTTATAGGAGCGAGTAGTAATTCCCATATTCATATCTGAGTTTTAGTGTTCTTGgtttatacataaatacgttTAGTAGTTTTTCAAGTTTCTTACAATATTGTGGGAATGATCTATATTTTATACTACTAATCTTAGTGGGGTCTTCAAACTAAAAACTATCTGTacacagtttttttaaatatccacCATTTATTTAGATATCCAAAAAGTCCATTGAAATAAGGTTATTCTTCCGTGAAGTAAAGCaagaaaattatttcataaatataaaattctctAAACAATTTGCTCAATGTTCCTCGTagatatattaggtcaagtaaaaagttcgttcggtttttatttaagagatggcgttattgtccatagttctagtgttacgtgtcgcatcatgtcatactatacagtgctgaaaacgtgtttattcgcgctaaaagtttgtttttgacagtttttcgattaattgactcagtacgttgagAACGTTCGTTATCGCATCTAATACTTCTCTTTTCTATTACGTGTACTCACTTTAACtgaaaaatctcttaaattctCCCTATCTTCATAAAGGTAAAAGCAATATATCTAACTAATTACTATTATCCTCAAGATACCATCAGATTATTTTAGCAGCATATTTCCTTATAGAAAACGATATTGATTTCTTACCTAATTGGGGAGGTAATCATGTATAATGGCTACGTTAGCAAAAATAGCGCGTTTGTTATGCATAATCTATTGCATTTATAGAAGTTCTGTTGTAATAATGGTGCGAGAGATAAAAGAATGTTTATAATGTGTAATGAAATATGTCGACACCCTATATTGATTTAAATTCTAGTAAAGTTCATTTAGAGCATGTTCATAGTATCTGTTACCTTACTTTGTATTAACATTGACCTTATGGGTGAATTCCTAATAAAGTATAAGCTTGGAAGAATTTTCCTCCCAGGTTCAAGAGCTTtgataaattgaatttaatttaggtGATAATTTCAGTGCACTCCAAAGTAGTATCAAGTCTGTCCACTTTAAAAGGTGTAAAAACTTGTAGAAATCATTTTTCTAAGTCAATCCtagtgttgttgcttttttaacaAAGGTTCTTaagaaaaatttcttataaatagAGATTCCTTAGTTCTAATCTTGTAGTGCTTCTTGAGGTAACCAGACAAATAACCGGAATTATGAATTGTAAGCACCTCCGAAGAactgatatattttattaaaatagttgCTGTCGATCGAtattagaaattgaaaaaaccGATCGAAGTTTGGTGCTTTTAGTAAACCAGaatgtaatattaataaatggtaATATTTTGTCGTCTTAGGtatttccgaaaaaaaaataaataaaaaaataaattcatcatcataatcaaaataaatattctaaatacaaaataattccTTTAATTGGCTAAAACTAACACTTATCTCTACCAACTTGAGTACTCAATTTGGGGTGTATGTCTTAACTAAAAAGCGTAATCAAAGCGCGGAAAAGTAGACAGTACTTTCTAATGTTTTTTGATATTCAAGGGTCCAagcgccgaaatgtaggcagTATTTTCTTATGTTTCTGATACTTACATACTAACATTTAgtttactttatatttaatatcgaaagaaaaattattgctCCAGTGTCTAAATTTCTGCGAAAAGTAGCTATTGGAAAATCGATGCATCAGAAGTTTCTTCACACTTATCTCAGACGTAACATAACCACACGTGAAagctattattataataaattctcttttatttatttattttattttatttttcgcttcAAGAAAACTTGCACCAATTTAGCGCAAGCTCTTGCCACTCATCACAATGTTTTCATTCACACCGACGCCATCGCAAGAAAAAGCTTCCGCATAAATTTACTGATTATCAGCTGCTGATAGTGATAGATagattcatatattttttttttggtttaatacTCAttggaatataatattttataataacagaattgtttattttcttttcgtacatatttatttgttttacttatatttattttcgttttcttctttttgttatGATTTCCGCAGGGCTGCTGTCGTCACGTCCATTTTGCTTTCACTCGAAGCGTGTCAAAAAAATCGCTTGAATGCGAATTTGTTTTGACCGGCTGTGCTTCGCTACTAAGAGGCCAGCCAATACAGAGCAAAGCAGTGATAGTGATTCACCGCATTCACTACCGCCACCCGATCGGTTACAGAATAATAATGAACAGCTTAAGAGGAATGTCATAACGACAAAACCGCCAACTAGCAGTAATCGCAAACCCGCCCCGCCACAATCAACTAATACGTGGTTAGTTAGCCATAGCAATAGCTCAAGTAACGGTAATAGTAGTCAGAAGTATACCAATGCACCATTTGGTCCCGGCACCATACTCAACACACTAGATCCACCGATAGCAAAATACAACGGCGCACAAACCACAATTGCGTCAACAACACCACCCACCACTAACGGTCTGAGCGCTCTGAATTCAACCTCgaccactacaacaacaacaacaacagcagcgaaGAGTGTAGCAACCGCAGATTCTTTGGCGGCAACCAACGCCACGGACGAGCGGCAATCGTTCCGTCAAAAGTCAACAATCGCCGTTGGaagaaaatcaacaacaaaaaattgttgtgaGAACGAGGAATATAATCAATTTAATAATAGCACAGACAGCGGCATTGGCAGCAGTTTAAGAGGCAGCGACCGTCGAAATTGTCTAGCGAAAACAAACGCGTACAACGCGGTCAGTGCCAGCGAGGTGCGAGAAAGTAGCGTCTCTGTTGGGCATCCCGACCCGAACACCTCCGCAATCAACGACAAAAACACCACCACCGCAAACAGCACCGTTACCGAATCGAACGCGTGTATAACGGTTCTGCGTCCGAACGCCGACAACGTCACGGCCAACGGCGTTATCGGTTCTGAAGAGACCGACAACGTGAACGCAACCGTAGCTGGGAAAGGGGCAGAGGCTGACGTTGACGCTGAGCAAATAAGCGAAAACGCCGCCAACATGCAGCAGGAGCCGAACGCCAATTTTCAGTTCCAACCCGAACTGGGACTGGTGAACAACAATAGTTTGCCCGCGCTTACCGGACTCGGCAGCAATACGGGTGCTATACGTACACTTACGTTACCCTTACAGCAAGACGTGATCACGCAAACTTTCATTTACGGCACCGTACCGCCGTCCGCCGCGCAACACATCAATTCATTGCAACAACAAGAGCTTCAATTGCAACATCGCTACCATCAACTACAACAATTGCAGGCGCAAACACAAGGCTTATTCCTTAATACGAACGCACCCGGCaccgttgctgctgctgctgcggccgCAGCTGTTGCACAAGGCGGCGGCACATCCTTCGTGGTCGGTTCACCGCCACAACTCTACGCGACTTCCGCCCAATCGTCCGATTTTTGTGCGGTACAACAGCAAAAGTTGCTGACCGAACAAATGCAAGGACTGTGTATAACGAGCGGCAATGCCGCTCCTGCCAATTCAGCGCCAACGAGCGCGCCCACCATAAACTCACTACTCGATTCCTCACCGACAATGAATATTCTCAATAATAGTTATGTGCCAAAATCGGCGCAGGAGGAACGCTTCATGCAGATTATCCAGGCGAAAGAGTTGAAAATTCAGGAAATGCAACGTGCGCTCCAGCAAAAGGATACCGAAATTGCCGAACTGAAATCACATCTGGATAAGTTTCAAAGTGTGTTTCCGTTTAGTCGTCATACCAGTACGGCCACTACGCCGGGCGCTGGTGTGCAGCAGCGAAAAAGTGGTCAGGCTTATCAGCGACAGCGCGCGCAAGGCATCTCTGCGGAGCCGCAAAGTGAATCCTCAGTGTTGCTGGAGCCGGGCGCATTGCCGAAATATGACAAGGATGAGAGGTGAgtgaaagtgaaaaatatatgaagaaagTGTTATGAAAAGTAAGGCAAAAGAGAATCctttatggaatttttttttataactcgtAAAGcgttttttctgattttaaaTACTTCTGAAAGTTCTCACAATGAATCACAAAAAACTCGCACTTCTAAATGGTTGTGTTTTTTTGGTTGTACGCACTTGGCTTCGTGCTTAGAGGAACGTTTAAATATCaacttctaaaaatatttttactttaatgtaAAGTATTTCACGATCGGATCACCGTAGCGAAGAGGCGTGgtatattgaaacatttttccgtcagatgttattaaaaaaaattattcagatagAGAAAACATCTTTTGACTTGGTTCTTTCACAAACCGCCCTTTTATTAGTATCGTTTTCGCCTCATAAAACAAGGATGTTGGATCACTTAACGAACAATCTAAAATTCATATTTGACTAACTAAAGAAAATAGGTCTCGTTTGATGAGGAAATCTCTCAAGTTTGATTATCGATTCCAAGTAAGGATATGAAATATTagccgaaaaaataaaaaagactgAAAAAAGATCACCTTCCTAAGCTACTGTTTTATAGACCCATATCAGTCATACTAATTGCCATAAGTCTCCGGTCTCTCTGCTATAAAAGCCGTAAAACTTTTCACGTGGTAGTAATTCTCGTAATTTCTCTTAATCAACCTCATGCTTAGTTACTTTAGTTCTTTTAATTACCtcaaagcaacaaaaagtgGTAACCGAAAAACGAACTTGTATGATTCTATTAGGAGTTGAAGTTAGACCTGTCTTTGGAGAATTGaatatattacttattttcATTCACTGAATCCTATACATTATAGCGTTGCATTATTTGGAGTCGaattatttagttaaaattCTAAGTAGCATTTGTTAGATCATGAAGAATAAGCTTTCAACTAAGTTTATGATCTTTTTGATATTTCTTGCCTTTTTTGAAAACTGGGGTTTGGGATCGTTATTATGAAGGACTTGTCAGTCCTGAAGAGGTCcataatttttcttcttctactTTACAATATTTGCCTAAAAACAAGGTATTGAGCGCTGAcactaacaaaaataattatatatattataataaaatataatttttttgagtttCTTAGGAAATCTACGGTTTTCTGCCCGATTTTTAAACCGCTAAACTACAACtctattatattttagaaaccTGATCTAGGATTAAGAGTTAAATACTGAGTGCTAAATTCAGCTTTAATTTagcatatttatggtatattacGATTAAACATAATCCTGattaatgtatataatttatttttattacaaatgaaatgaaattacaaaCGTCAGATGTACTGTGATGCATAACCACATATTTAACCGAGCTGGTGCGTTCTTTTGCAACTCCTTTATACAAAATTCGTATGAGATTTAAGATTGTTGAATTTTATTCCCATATGTCAGCACTTATTGAACGACGCTtgtattttttggcaaaatataGCGattttgtatgtgaatatgtatgtaatatactcTCAGCTCGGCACACATATTTTCACATACGAATTTCCccagagaaattaaaaaatatatttgttcacttgtcttgtttttcattttgtgcTTCTCTTTTgtcatttggaaatttttaatcaaatactTTATGTTTTAACATTTGGAAAGCTTGTGATCCGCAGATTAATTTCGAGCATATTCAGTGTGCGATTATTTCGTTTATGCTATTTTTATGGcagatttagtaatttttttctaatttccaGCTGTCACTTCATTATTTGTGTACAATTCAAGCGATTAGTTAGTTAGTCTGTTTAGTGtctttgtttttggccaatACGCCACGTGTAGGCGCATTTTCttagaaacaaaaataatacctCCGGCGTGTTTTAAATATAcagtaaaatatatacttatgtatatgcatatcttTTTGTTTAGAACTTTagcgtttatttttaaacgcttTTTTCTCACAAACGCATAAATGTTCCGCAACAAAGACGATTCATAAATAGATATGCTAAAAAACTTGaaataactatataatatacatatctatatatgaatatttataactGCGTATTTGTGCATGAgggtggttaaaaaaaaatcgaatattttcTCCGCTCGGTTCTCTGAAAAATACGTGCTTAGAAAACTAtaagaaagtctctccaagtataagctcttaattgtaacgggagtTACATTTTtgtcttattatcagatagaaaaattcaggAAATTTAGAAGCGTCTAAGAACTTTTTTTTCGGGACCCCAAGCggaaaaaatattcgtttttttaaaCCACCCTATATAGCTGTATATAGTGTGTATATAGCTGTATGTGATCAGATCTCACGCTTCCTATTGAAGCAAATTGAAGGCTTATGTCCAGCCATTAAACATTGTTAGTTAcaatgtatctatatatatatatatatatatatatatgcgcatttttttgcacaactgtttaacaataatattttttcgtcAGACTTTGGTCATTCATCAAGTTGTATTTAATGCGTGCTGCcgctcttatatatatatatacatatatatattctaataatgctaatttccttttttattgctttcgaTGCGAGTACTAATTCTGACACATCGACAGGTTGTTGAATCTTGGCGGCCACTTTTTAGTGCCACACACACAATGAaacctaaatacatacatacatacatacaaacatatgtatgtacagaagTACTTATTTATGTCTTCTTGTGGCAAGTGTGcgcttttttaaacaaattttgcttttaaaaattaaattagctaaaaatacttaatatattGCTATAAATATTAAGACTTCGCACACTTGGGGGCTTCTTTTGGAAAATTAGCAATTGAATTTGGGCTTTAATGGCGCGTTGCTGGTTATTCTCATTAGCCTTTTAATTACGCCAGATAAAATCTgtataataaaatgttaaaatgtgtgtgcaacaacaaaaacgaaatacTCAAATAAATAGTTGCTCAATGAGATTTTCCAATTCTGagcaaaatgtgtaatattttactttacttgcttaaagtatacttttaattaccttattttttgtatttcctgTTATTCGTTAGAAGATCAACATGCAAATTGAAAATTCTGCCACTTATTTTGAGTCTTTTAATACCTAGCGTGAATCTCAGCGCTCCGCAACTTTTGTGTCTGCTAAATATACATTTGACGTCCCAATTTTCGggttaacttaaaatatttaagtgaaGAGATCTTTTccagataattaaaaaaaaaacagaaaaaagctgcatctgaacaatatgttcggagattgtagacAATAATCCTccgcaaattttgtgaaaatctcttgtcaaataaaaaacttttcaatacaaggacttcatccgtcagtttatatggcagctatatgcaattatgttccgatatcggcggttccgacaaatgaccagCATTTTGGGGAGAAACGGAtgattgcaaaatttcaaaaactgacgCGAACATTGCCAAATCGACccagctcgttacgctgatcatttatatgtacactttATAGGATGTCGGGAACGTTTACTTCTGAGTTTCATTCCTCCTACTATGAATTCATCAATCAAAGTTCTCATTAGCATATGAAAAACCTCATATTTCCATCATCTTTTAAAGCTTTTTCAGTGTTCTAAGTGAGCAAGCATTGGCTTTAAGTAAGGTTCAGCCAACATTTCCTTctgagttttaaatatttttgactcgtgttaaattaaattacttcgaatattttaacattcttgattgtcttatcataaaaaaaatattacaaaatcatCCATTCTACTctaatgtgaaataaaaatgttgttttaattATTCGTGGATCTCCTTTTCTTGGTCACATTGCCAATTTAGCACGAGTTATTATTAAGGAGCTAACTCTTTGGGGTCTTAGAGCCTCTAATAAGGCGTTTCAGCGGGTTGAGAAGCAGACTAAACAAGCTTCGCAGATATCTGGGACAAAGTTGCGTGAAAAATTGTTAGATAATGTAGCATACCTATTCTTGCTGCTGCTTCCTTTTGTTTAGCTCTCTGTGATGTTTTGGCGCTTTTCGCCTAAGCTGTCTCCATCTAATATAAGCGTCTATTCTACGAAAAACTATGCGTTATTACATCTTTTTCAAGTAATTACCTCACTGAAACATTTCACATCATGCCGCCTGCAACTAGCGCAGCgcctgccacacacacacaccctcaAAGACACACATTGACTACATTGTCGATTTACACAACAATTATGTACATAGATGCATCAATTTTCCAATAAAACCAATCGATATTGCAACAAACGGATAGGCGGCAATTACAGTGGCAATTGtaaatgaaacaacaacaagcataatATTTGTTCCACTTTGCGTTAATTGTATAACGATTTGGGCCTTTCAGTGCGCACTTCAAAAACAATAtggtcacaaaaaaaaaaaaattatgataaatgTTTTAGAAAATTGTGCGCGAAAATTtcaacgaaaaaattataataaattagatatatatatatattatatatgtatgcataaataattgagagcaaaattatatttgaaatcgCAAAAATTTATACGCTCGAAAGACCGCAAATAATTTTTGGCGTTCAAATCGATTATTGGCATAAAATAGCCACAACGGCCTGACATGAGTGGCTGCCACATAGTTGTTGTAAGAGTCGGTGATTGTGGCATGAAAAACCAGCAAATTTTGACTGTGGTCCTGCGAAGCTTGTTAGTGGGTGAGTCGCTGCGTTTCCTAACACAAGTGTGTCTATGCGTGTGCTATGCCGTGCTGTGCCATACCATGTTATATGCCGTGTGGCATGTTACATGCGTCTATGCTTTGCTGGGCTCATAAATCACGCAGCTGGCCGACATAAATACGCGCTTACAGCTCGCTTATCGACCGAatgcttatttattattaataatcgTAATAAAATACACAATCATGCGGCGGGATAACGACCGTAAATGCTGCAAAACTTGCCTGTTGGCGACAGTTTAAAGCACCTCTAATACGCGAATAGACATATAACGGTTTTGGCAAATTTACGCTTCGTATATTCCTAGATTATGCCTATAAATCTACAATGGCATGCACTGGCGGTCGTAAAAGCATTAGGAtgctgaaaattttgttttgaaaaaaatcgaatttcatTTGTAGATCAAACCTATTAACTAGTAGTGGTATTCCTCATTCCAGTCGCTGTGTTACATACTTTCATTTATTAGTGATATTTCTTAGTTCGTTGCTTTGGCCAGCGATATTTTCCTTCATC from Bactrocera oleae isolate idBacOlea1 chromosome 3, idBacOlea1, whole genome shotgun sequence includes the following:
- the for gene encoding cGMP-dependent protein kinase 1 isoform X1, yielding MRICFDRLCFATKRPANTEQSSDSDSPHSLPPPDRLQNNNEQLKRNVITTKPPTSSNRKPAPPQSTNTWLVSHSNSSSNGNSSQKYTNAPFGPGTILNTLDPPIAKYNGAQTTIASTTPPTTNGLSALNSTSTTTTTTTTAAKSVATADSLAATNATDERQSFRQKSTIAVGRKSTTKNCCENEEYNQFNNSTDSGIGSSLRGSDRRNCLAKTNAYNAVSASEVRESSVSVGHPDPNTSAINDKNTTTANSTVTESNACITVLRPNADNVTANGVIGSEETDNVNATVAGKGAEADVDAEQISENAANMQQEPNANFQFQPELGLVNNNSLPALTGLGSNTGAIRTLTLPLQQDVITQTFIYGTVPPSAAQHINSLQQQELQLQHRYHQLQQLQAQTQGLFLNTNAPGTVAAAAAAAAVAQGGGTSFVVGSPPQLYATSAQSSDFCAVQQQKLLTEQMQGLCITSGNAAPANSAPTSAPTINSLLDSSPTMNILNNSYVPKSAQEERFMQIIQAKELKIQEMQRALQQKDTEIAELKSHLDKFQSVFPFSRHTSTATTPGAGVQQRKSGQAYQRQRAQGISAEPQSESSVLLEPGALPKYDKDERSRELIKSAILDNDFMKNLDITQIREIVDCMYPVKYAAKSLIIKEGDVGSIVYVMEEGRVEVSREGKYLSTLSGAKVLGELAILYNCQRTATITAITECKLWAIERQCFQTIMMRTGLIRQAQYTDFLKSVPIFKNLPEDTLIKISDVLEETHYQMGDYIVRQGARGDTFFIISKGQVRVTIKQPDTQEEKFIRTLVKGDFFGEKALQGDDLRTANIICDSADGVTCLVIDRETFNQLISNLDEIKHRYDDECIGERKKINEEFDNVQLTDLRIIATLGVGGFGRVELVQINGDNSRSFALKQMKKSQIVETRQQQHIMSEKEIMGEANCQFIVKLFKTFKDRKYLYMLMESCLGGELWTILRDRCKFDDATTRFYTACVVEAFQYLHSRNIIYRDLKPENLLLDEKGYVKLVDFGFAKKLQSGRKTWTFCGTPEYVAPEVILNRGHDISADYWSLGVLMFELLTGTPPFTGSDPMRTYNIILKGIDAIEFPRDITRNASNLIKKLCRDNPAERLGYQRGGISEIQKHRWFDGFYWLGLQNRTLEPPIKPTVKSVIDTTNFDAYPPDPEGPPPDDLTGWDKDF